In Thermoanaerobaculales bacterium, one DNA window encodes the following:
- a CDS encoding efflux RND transporter periplasmic adaptor subunit, producing the protein MAKRMTLMLISVAAAVTVLGAVKYNQVQGAIAQGAAYRPPPEAITTIVARQERWDDTLSAIGTVTAVNGVTVAADLPGIVERIAFESGRTVRRGDVLVKLDSRQEDAQLKAADAQRELARLQLDRVEGLRRRGVASQSELDNARAEFAQADARVGEIQATIARKMIRAPFSGILGIRQVNLGQYLPGGGAIVPLQSLQPIYVDFTVPQQESGSVGEGTTVTVTPDPPANGGAVEPLTGRVAAVDSVVDPSTRNVRVRAEFDNPDETLRPGMFVEAHVTLGAPTSVVTLPATAISYAPYGDSVFVVEELDQPDGTTYVGVRQQFVQVGGSRGDQVAILTGVRPGESVVTSGVFKLRNGAAVVVNNDVQPGNDPAPEPEDS; encoded by the coding sequence ATGGCCAAGCGAATGACCCTGATGCTGATCTCCGTCGCCGCCGCCGTGACGGTTCTCGGCGCGGTGAAGTACAACCAGGTTCAAGGGGCGATCGCCCAGGGCGCCGCCTATCGGCCCCCACCCGAAGCGATCACCACCATCGTCGCCCGCCAAGAGCGGTGGGACGACACCCTGAGCGCCATCGGCACGGTCACCGCCGTCAACGGGGTCACCGTCGCCGCCGATCTGCCAGGCATCGTCGAGCGCATCGCGTTCGAGTCCGGGCGCACGGTCCGGCGGGGCGACGTGCTCGTGAAGCTCGACAGCCGCCAGGAGGACGCGCAGCTCAAGGCCGCCGACGCGCAACGCGAGCTCGCACGCCTGCAGCTCGACCGGGTCGAAGGGCTGCGTCGGCGCGGGGTCGCCTCCCAGTCCGAGCTCGACAACGCCCGCGCCGAGTTCGCGCAGGCGGACGCCAGGGTCGGCGAGATCCAGGCCACGATCGCCAGGAAGATGATCCGCGCCCCGTTCTCCGGCATCCTCGGCATTCGGCAGGTCAACCTCGGCCAGTACCTGCCGGGTGGCGGCGCAATCGTCCCCCTCCAGTCGCTGCAGCCGATCTACGTCGACTTCACCGTGCCTCAGCAGGAGTCCGGCAGCGTCGGCGAGGGCACCACGGTGACGGTGACGCCGGACCCGCCGGCGAACGGCGGCGCCGTCGAGCCACTGACCGGCCGGGTGGCCGCCGTCGACTCGGTGGTCGACCCGTCGACCCGCAATGTCCGCGTCCGGGCCGAGTTCGACAACCCGGACGAGACGCTCCGGCCCGGGATGTTCGTCGAGGCGCACGTGACGCTAGGGGCTCCGACCTCGGTCGTCACCCTTCCCGCCACCGCGATCAGCTATGCACCTTACGGCGACTCGGTCTTCGTGGTCGAGGAGCTCGATCAACCAGACGGCACGACCTACGTCGGCGTCCGCCAGCAGTTCGTCCAGGTCGGTGGCTCCCGCGGCGACCAGGTGGCAATCCTCACCGGCGTTCGTCCGGGAGAGTCGGTGGTCACGTCCGGGGTGTTCAAGCTGCGCAACGGCGCGGCGGTGGTGGTGAACAACGACGTTCAGCCGGGCAACGACCCGGCTCCGGAGCCGGAGGACAGCTGA
- a CDS encoding zinc-dependent peptidase: MLRWWRDRRRAKILASPFPDEWQVRLELDVALWRAIPAAAKPRLLDDLRLFMAERDWEPCGGIKLDDAMRAVIAAQACVLTLGRSVDAFDHVRSILVYPTSYRAPDVWEDDAGVVTEEIDEREGEAWERGIVVLSWQELAGDARALTGRNLVLHELAHQIDIIDVLTANPSRFEGGREEAVRRMDAFLAAYEALDREVEAGRRVKALDSYGAEDEAEFFAVATESFFERGLYLKTHHPELYDVLAWYYNQDPAAWPAPERSLTIGQTGRERRRQRREEERKLRKRRPG; the protein is encoded by the coding sequence ATGCTGCGGTGGTGGCGCGATCGGCGGCGGGCGAAGATCCTGGCCTCGCCGTTCCCTGACGAGTGGCAGGTCCGGCTCGAGCTCGATGTCGCGCTGTGGCGGGCCATCCCGGCGGCGGCCAAGCCGCGCCTGCTGGACGACCTGCGCCTGTTCATGGCCGAGCGCGACTGGGAGCCGTGCGGCGGCATCAAGCTCGACGACGCGATGCGGGCGGTGATCGCCGCCCAGGCGTGCGTGCTGACGCTGGGGCGCTCGGTGGACGCCTTCGACCACGTCCGCTCGATCCTGGTCTACCCGACCAGCTACCGGGCGCCGGACGTCTGGGAGGACGACGCCGGCGTGGTCACCGAGGAGATCGACGAGCGCGAGGGCGAGGCGTGGGAGCGCGGCATCGTGGTGCTGTCGTGGCAGGAGCTCGCCGGCGATGCGCGCGCGCTCACCGGCCGCAACCTGGTGCTGCACGAGCTGGCCCACCAGATCGACATCATCGACGTGCTGACCGCGAACCCGTCGAGATTCGAGGGCGGGCGCGAGGAGGCGGTGCGCCGGATGGACGCCTTCCTGGCCGCCTACGAGGCGCTCGACCGCGAGGTCGAGGCGGGGCGGCGGGTCAAGGCACTGGACTCCTACGGCGCCGAGGACGAGGCGGAGTTCTTCGCGGTCGCCACCGAGTCGTTCTTCGAGCGCGGCCTCTACCTCAAGACCCACCACCCCGAGCTCTACGACGTCCTCGCCTGGTACTACAACCAGGACCCGGCGGCGTGGCCGGCGCCGGAGCGCTCGCTCACCATTGGCCAGACCGGCCGCGAGCGCCGCCGTCAACGGCGCGAGGAGGAGCGGAAGCTGCGCAAGCGGCGTCCGGGCTGA
- a CDS encoding sigma-54 dependent transcriptional regulator, which yields MSPSTTPQWARQAGLNEARYDEDRLLGSSPAIQEVIDKIELAAPTDATVLLVGETGTGKELVAREIHLRSARRDRPMVAVNCASVTRELFESEFFGHVKGAFTGAIRDRVGRFLLADGGTLFLDEVSEIPTDMQAKLLRVLQEQRFERVGAELSQTVDVRLVAATNRNLEIEVAEGRFRSDLYYRLAVFPIAIPPLRERTEDIGPLARHFFERATRQLQIPCPSLGAEEIGPLRAYPWPGNVRELRNVMERAAITALGGRMAIELPGPSAGPVPPAPWLTEPGTGLPGRVLTDAEMRSFERENLCAALRACNGKIYGPGGAAELLDMPPSTLAYRLRTLGLRPPAGRRRPGSGNHQSS from the coding sequence ATGTCACCGTCGACCACGCCGCAGTGGGCACGCCAGGCGGGCCTGAACGAGGCCCGATACGACGAGGACCGCCTGCTGGGATCGAGCCCTGCCATCCAGGAGGTGATCGACAAGATCGAGCTCGCCGCGCCGACCGACGCGACGGTGCTCCTCGTCGGCGAGACCGGGACCGGCAAAGAGCTGGTGGCTCGCGAGATCCACCTGCGCAGCGCTCGCCGTGACCGGCCGATGGTTGCGGTCAACTGCGCCTCGGTCACCCGCGAGCTCTTCGAGAGCGAGTTCTTCGGCCACGTCAAGGGCGCCTTCACGGGCGCCATTCGCGACCGCGTCGGGCGATTCCTCCTCGCCGATGGCGGCACCCTGTTCCTGGACGAGGTCAGCGAAATCCCAACCGACATGCAGGCCAAGCTGCTGCGGGTGCTCCAGGAGCAGCGCTTCGAGAGGGTCGGGGCGGAGCTGTCCCAGACCGTCGACGTCCGCCTCGTGGCGGCCACCAACCGCAACCTCGAGATCGAGGTCGCGGAAGGCCGGTTCCGCTCCGACCTCTACTATCGTCTCGCCGTCTTCCCGATCGCCATTCCTCCGCTGCGGGAGCGGACCGAGGACATCGGCCCGCTGGCGCGCCACTTCTTCGAGCGGGCGACCCGCCAGCTCCAGATCCCCTGCCCCTCGCTCGGCGCGGAGGAGATCGGACCGCTGCGCGCCTACCCATGGCCCGGCAACGTCCGCGAGCTCCGCAACGTGATGGAGCGCGCCGCGATCACCGCGCTCGGCGGGAGGATGGCGATCGAGCTTCCAGGCCCCTCGGCCGGTCCGGTGCCGCCGGCGCCGTGGCTCACGGAACCGGGCACCGGTCTGCCGGGGCGGGTGCTGACCGACGCCGAGATGCGCAGCTTCGAGCGCGAGAACCTGTGCGCCGCGCTGCGCGCCTGCAACGGCAAGATCTACGGGCCCGGCGGCGCCGCCGAGCTGCTCGACATGCCGCCCTCCACCCTGGCCTACCGCCTGCGCACGCTGGGACTGAGGCCGCCGGCGGGCCGCCGGCGGCCCGGATCCGGCAATCACCAAAGCTCGTGA
- a CDS encoding CSLREA domain-containing protein, protein MSHRLGFLALAAAVILLSQPASAATFTVNSTVDGLDASPGNGVCLTPISTCTLRAAIQESNALAGEDLIIVPAGTYLLNRPGTSEDQCVNGDLDVRESVTIRGDGPDRTVVDGNSIDRVFDLVPPSNATIRFEGIGIHNGLLPLSALYWDGGGGVQISGPVTATFERCRLHGNRASSAWSHSGYAIHAYAVDSLTLLACEIDENRRTDGATIDGMALGFHDTTGNYRLERSWVHNNDGVGVFEDSVVSTVIDRSTIEVQGGRGVSVGGRLYLLSSTLAYNQNGGLEVRSSASLVYAVNSTLSSNVTDLGGGGILAYDGIVDLSSVTITGNIADGDASGSGNGGGIQIVPGADVRLRHVALGSNSDWSPTVEVHPDCSGTVYSERFNLISNAVGCTITGDTGGNIGGVLPGLGPLDRQGGLTPVHVPLPGSPVVDAGDEYCTDINGALVQLDQRGYPRTVEGDDLPGTYCDMGAAERWPGMLFMDGFETGLAWAWSATVDD, encoded by the coding sequence ATGTCTCACCGGCTTGGATTCCTGGCGCTGGCCGCGGCGGTGATCCTCCTGAGCCAACCGGCTTCCGCCGCCACCTTCACCGTCAACTCGACCGTGGATGGTCTGGACGCGAGCCCGGGCAACGGGGTGTGCCTCACCCCGATCAGCACCTGCACGCTGCGGGCGGCGATCCAGGAGTCCAACGCGCTCGCCGGCGAGGACCTGATCATCGTGCCGGCGGGGACGTACCTTCTCAACCGGCCCGGCACCTCGGAGGACCAGTGCGTGAACGGGGACCTCGACGTGCGCGAATCGGTGACCATCCGGGGCGACGGGCCTGACCGCACGGTCGTCGACGGCAACTCGATCGACCGGGTCTTCGACCTGGTCCCGCCCTCCAACGCGACCATCCGGTTCGAGGGGATCGGGATCCACAACGGCCTCCTGCCGCTCAGCGCCCTCTATTGGGATGGGGGCGGAGGTGTGCAGATCAGCGGCCCGGTGACGGCGACCTTCGAGCGCTGCCGCCTGCACGGGAATCGCGCGTCCTCGGCATGGAGTCACAGCGGTTACGCGATCCACGCGTACGCCGTTGACTCGCTGACGCTGCTTGCATGTGAGATCGACGAGAACCGGCGCACCGACGGAGCCACGATCGACGGAATGGCGCTGGGATTCCATGACACAACGGGGAACTACCGGCTCGAGCGCTCGTGGGTCCACAACAACGATGGCGTGGGGGTCTTCGAGGACTCGGTCGTGAGCACAGTCATCGACCGCTCGACCATCGAGGTGCAGGGAGGCCGGGGGGTCTCGGTCGGCGGCCGCCTGTACCTGCTGTCGAGCACCCTTGCGTACAACCAGAATGGCGGTCTCGAGGTCCGATCCTCCGCGAGTCTGGTCTACGCGGTCAACTCGACCCTGAGCTCCAACGTGACCGACTTGGGCGGCGGCGGCATCCTGGCGTACGACGGCATCGTCGACCTGTCGAGCGTGACCATCACCGGCAACATCGCAGACGGCGACGCCTCGGGCTCTGGGAACGGCGGGGGCATCCAGATCGTCCCCGGAGCAGACGTCCGGCTGCGCCACGTCGCCCTCGGCAGCAACTCGGACTGGTCGCCGACCGTCGAAGTCCACCCCGACTGCTCGGGCACGGTCTACTCCGAGCGCTTCAACCTGATCTCGAACGCAGTCGGATGCACGATCACCGGCGACACCGGCGGCAACATCGGTGGCGTGCTCCCGGGCCTCGGCCCGCTGGATCGGCAGGGCGGTCTCACACCGGTGCACGTCCCGCTGCCGGGCAGCCCGGTGGTGGACGCCGGCGATGAGTACTGCACGGACATCAACGGCGCCCTGGTCCAGCTCGACCAGAGAGGCTACCCGCGGACGGTCGAGGGCGACGACCTGCCGGGCACCTACTGCGACATGGGCGCCGCCGAGCGCTGGCCTGGGATGCTGTTCATGGACGGCTTCGAGACCGGGCTGGCCTGGGCGTGGAGCGCAACCGTCGACGACTGA
- a CDS encoding VOC family protein — protein MAVKPIPDGHHTVTPYLAVKKGVEALEFYKKAFGASESFRFVMPDGRLGHAEFRIGDSVVMLSDEFPEFGGTAPDTLGGTPVTIHLYVEDVDAFVKRAVAAGASARRPVEDQFYGDRSGQLEDPFGHLWWVATHKEDVSPEELDRRVRAMPGTC, from the coding sequence ATGGCCGTCAAGCCGATCCCTGATGGACACCACACCGTGACGCCCTACCTGGCGGTGAAGAAGGGAGTCGAGGCGCTGGAGTTCTACAAGAAGGCGTTTGGAGCGAGCGAGAGCTTCCGCTTCGTCATGCCGGACGGGCGCCTCGGTCACGCGGAGTTTCGCATCGGCGATTCCGTGGTCATGCTGTCCGACGAGTTCCCGGAGTTCGGTGGCACGGCGCCGGACACCCTCGGCGGCACGCCCGTCACCATCCACCTCTACGTCGAGGACGTCGACGCGTTCGTCAAGCGGGCAGTCGCCGCCGGCGCCAGCGCGCGCAGGCCGGTGGAGGATCAGTTCTACGGCGACCGCTCCGGCCAGCTCGAGGATCCGTTCGGCCATCTCTGGTGGGTCGCCACCCACAAGGAAGACGTCAGCCCCGAGGAGCTGGACAGGCGTGTGCGGGCGATGCCCGGCACCTGTTGA
- a CDS encoding efflux RND transporter permease subunit, with amino-acid sequence MRLTDLFIRRPVLAVVINLLILIAGLQAVRSLSVRQYPRSDIAVVRVTTAYIGANADLVRGFITTPLERVIASADGIEYLESSSAQDVSTITVHLKLNYDTNAALTQIQSKVAQVRNDLPPEAEAPVIELETADNQFAAMYIGFSSNDLDQNRISDYLTRQVQPKLSAISGVQRAEILGDRTFAMRIWLRPEKMAARGISPTDVRQALVLNNYLSALGKTKGSMVSVNLIANTNLQTVDEFRQLVVKEQDGVVVRLGEIADVVLGAESYDSEVRFSGETATFMGIWVLPTANSLEVVRRVRDALPELASELPAGMKAAVAYDATGYIEDALHEVLKTLSETLLIVIVVIYLFLGSLRSVLIPVVAIPISLIGAVFLILVAGFTINLLTLLAIVLAVGLVVDDAIVVVENVERHIHLGEPPLRAAILSARELAGPIIAMTITLAAVYAPVGIQGGLTGSLFREFAFTLAGAVIISGAVALTLSPMMGSRLLRAGDSRRRGFAGMISRHFGVVQRLYTRLLSATLAYRPVVLVLWGIVALLVVPFYLFSQRELAPTEDQGVVFAVVQAAANSTLDQTSLYTRAVNDAFQSFPETERTFQVTFPTGGFSGMITKPWSERQKTTEQLQAELAGKVATVPGVRVIPLVPPPLPGGGDFPVDFVIASTREPEELIQVADELVSKAFTSGLFMFADADLKFDQPQTEVVFDRDRLRSQGVDLAQVGRDLATLLSGDYVNRFSIQGRSYKVIPQLKRAERLTPDQLSEIHVTGPAGQLVPLATFATLATTTEPRELKRFQQLNAVRVQGVIPPGVSLDAALGFLEQEAAKILPPGFTIDYAGQSRQLRVEGSKFLGTLLLSAIVIYLVLAAQFESFRDPFIVLAGSVPLALAGSLMFSFLGLTTLNIYSQVGLITLVGLVAKNGILIVQFANQLQAAGLDKARAVVEAAGTRLRPIVMTSAATVVGHLPLVFADGPGAGARNSIGIMLVSGMIVGTAFTLFVVPSIYMLVSRVRSAAERPSTAAAPAWAPADGEGQLA; translated from the coding sequence ATGCGACTCACCGACCTGTTCATCCGCCGCCCGGTGCTGGCGGTCGTCATCAACCTTTTGATCCTGATCGCGGGCCTCCAGGCCGTGCGCTCGCTATCGGTGCGTCAGTACCCGCGCAGCGACATCGCCGTGGTCAGGGTCACGACCGCCTACATCGGCGCCAACGCCGATCTCGTGCGCGGCTTCATCACCACCCCGCTCGAGCGCGTCATCGCCAGCGCCGACGGCATCGAGTACCTGGAGTCGTCGAGCGCACAGGACGTGTCGACGATCACGGTGCACCTCAAGCTGAACTACGACACCAACGCCGCCCTGACCCAGATCCAGTCCAAGGTTGCCCAGGTGCGAAACGACCTTCCCCCCGAGGCCGAGGCGCCGGTCATCGAGCTCGAGACGGCTGACAACCAGTTCGCCGCGATGTACATCGGGTTCTCGTCCAACGACCTGGACCAGAACCGGATCTCCGACTACCTGACCAGGCAGGTGCAGCCGAAGCTCAGCGCCATCAGCGGCGTCCAGCGTGCCGAGATCCTCGGCGACCGCACGTTCGCGATGCGGATCTGGCTCAGGCCCGAGAAGATGGCGGCGCGCGGCATCTCGCCGACGGACGTGCGCCAGGCGCTGGTCCTCAACAACTACCTGTCGGCCCTCGGCAAGACCAAGGGCTCGATGGTCTCGGTCAACCTGATCGCCAACACCAATCTCCAGACCGTGGACGAGTTTCGCCAGCTGGTGGTCAAGGAGCAGGACGGCGTGGTCGTGCGGCTCGGCGAGATCGCCGACGTCGTGCTCGGCGCCGAGAGCTATGACTCGGAGGTGAGGTTCTCAGGCGAGACCGCGACCTTCATGGGAATCTGGGTGCTGCCGACCGCCAACTCGCTCGAGGTGGTCCGGAGGGTCCGCGATGCGCTGCCGGAGCTCGCCTCCGAGCTCCCGGCCGGCATGAAGGCGGCCGTCGCCTACGACGCGACGGGCTACATCGAAGACGCCCTCCACGAGGTGCTCAAGACCCTGTCCGAGACGCTGCTGATCGTGATCGTGGTGATCTACTTGTTCCTGGGCTCGCTGCGCTCGGTGCTGATCCCGGTCGTGGCCATCCCGATCTCATTGATCGGAGCCGTCTTCCTGATCCTGGTCGCCGGCTTCACCATCAACCTGCTGACCCTGCTGGCGATCGTGCTGGCGGTCGGGCTGGTGGTCGACGACGCGATCGTCGTGGTCGAGAACGTCGAACGCCACATCCACCTCGGCGAGCCGCCACTTCGCGCGGCGATCCTGTCCGCCCGCGAACTCGCCGGACCGATCATCGCCATGACCATCACCCTCGCGGCGGTCTACGCGCCGGTGGGCATCCAGGGCGGGCTGACGGGCTCGCTGTTCCGCGAGTTCGCCTTCACGCTGGCGGGCGCGGTCATCATCTCGGGCGCGGTGGCGCTGACGCTGTCGCCGATGATGGGCTCGCGGCTGCTGCGGGCGGGGGACTCCCGTCGGCGGGGATTCGCTGGAATGATCAGCCGCCACTTCGGAGTGGTCCAGCGCCTCTACACCCGGCTTCTCTCCGCCACCCTCGCCTACCGCCCGGTGGTGCTGGTCCTGTGGGGCATCGTGGCGCTGCTCGTCGTGCCCTTCTATCTCTTCTCACAGCGCGAGCTCGCGCCCACCGAGGACCAGGGCGTGGTGTTCGCCGTCGTCCAGGCGGCCGCCAACTCGACGCTCGATCAGACCTCGCTCTACACGCGCGCGGTCAACGACGCATTCCAGTCGTTCCCGGAGACCGAGCGCACCTTCCAGGTCACCTTCCCGACCGGCGGCTTCAGCGGCATGATCACCAAGCCCTGGAGCGAGCGGCAGAAGACCACCGAGCAGCTCCAGGCGGAGCTGGCGGGGAAGGTAGCGACGGTCCCCGGCGTGCGGGTGATCCCGTTGGTGCCGCCCCCGCTGCCCGGCGGCGGCGACTTTCCGGTCGACTTCGTCATCGCGTCGACCCGCGAGCCGGAGGAGCTGATCCAGGTCGCCGACGAGCTGGTAAGCAAGGCGTTCACGAGCGGCCTCTTCATGTTCGCCGACGCCGACCTGAAGTTCGACCAGCCGCAGACCGAGGTGGTCTTCGACCGCGATCGGCTGCGCTCGCAGGGGGTCGATCTGGCGCAGGTGGGGCGCGACCTCGCCACCCTGCTCAGTGGCGACTACGTCAACCGCTTCAGCATCCAGGGGCGGAGCTACAAGGTGATCCCCCAGCTCAAGCGGGCCGAGCGGCTGACGCCCGACCAGCTGTCGGAGATCCACGTCACCGGGCCCGCCGGCCAGCTGGTACCGCTGGCGACCTTCGCCACCCTCGCGACGACGACCGAGCCGAGGGAGCTCAAGCGCTTCCAGCAGCTCAACGCGGTCCGCGTCCAGGGGGTCATACCGCCCGGCGTGTCGCTCGACGCCGCGCTCGGCTTCCTCGAGCAGGAGGCGGCGAAGATCCTGCCGCCCGGCTTCACAATCGACTACGCCGGCCAGTCGCGGCAGCTCCGCGTCGAGGGGAGCAAGTTCCTCGGCACCCTGCTGCTGTCGGCAATCGTCATCTACCTGGTGCTGGCGGCGCAGTTCGAGAGCTTCCGCGACCCGTTCATCGTTCTCGCCGGCTCGGTCCCGCTGGCGCTCGCCGGCTCGCTGATGTTCTCGTTTCTGGGCCTGACCACGCTCAACATCTACAGCCAGGTCGGTCTCATCACCCTGGTCGGCCTGGTGGCCAAGAACGGTATCCTGATCGTGCAGTTCGCGAACCAGCTCCAGGCGGCGGGGCTCGACAAGGCGCGCGCCGTCGTCGAGGCGGCGGGGACCCGCCTGCGGCCGATCGTGATGACGAGCGCGGCCACCGTCGTCGGCCACCTCCCCCTGGTGTTCGCCGACGGGCCCGGCGCCGGCGCCCGCAACAGCATCGGCATCATGTTGGTGAGCGGCATGATCGTGGGGACCGCCTTCACGCTGTTCGTCGTTCCGTCGATCTACATGCTGGTGTCCCGCGTCCGCTCCGCCGCCGAACGCCCGTCGACGGCGGCCGCGCCGGCGTGGGCGCCCGCGGACGGCGAGGGCCAGCTTGCCTAG
- a CDS encoding L-serine ammonia-lyase — MELSVFDLFKIGIGPSSSHTVGPMRAAKFLCRKLRKHGLFDRVGRVRVELYGSLASTGRGHRTDRAIVWGLLGEEPETIEPERQEPLWREVEASGRLLLDGERGIAFSPAADIVFKPDELLPFHPNGMRFLVSDEAGASLYTKDFYSIGGGFIVGQKTARADTLIKSPEPVPRPFRSADELLEIARRDGLTVAEVVLGNESARRPREEVEVGLDRIHAAMGACIDRGLEQDGVLPGSLAVRRRAKGLYDMLRTLNESALTDPLTILDWVSLYALAVNEENAAGGRVVTAPTNGAAGIVPAVLRYYERFIRGADRAGVHAFLLTAGAVGMLYKLNASISGAEVGCQGEVGVACSMAAAGLTEALGGSPERVEDAAEIAMEHNLGLTCDPVGGLVQIPCIERNAMAAVKAINASRIALRRTSRAYVSLDQVIATMRQTGADMGSKYKETSAGGLAANITEC; from the coding sequence ATGGAGCTCAGCGTCTTCGACCTGTTCAAGATCGGCATCGGGCCGTCGTCGTCGCACACCGTCGGGCCGATGCGGGCGGCCAAGTTCTTGTGCCGGAAGCTGCGGAAGCACGGCCTGTTCGACCGGGTCGGGCGGGTCCGGGTCGAGCTCTACGGCTCGCTCGCCTCGACCGGGCGCGGGCATCGCACCGACCGTGCCATCGTCTGGGGGCTGCTCGGCGAGGAGCCGGAGACGATCGAGCCAGAGCGCCAGGAGCCGCTCTGGCGCGAGGTGGAGGCGAGCGGCCGGCTGCTCCTGGACGGCGAGCGCGGCATCGCCTTCTCGCCCGCCGCGGACATCGTTTTCAAACCGGACGAGCTGCTGCCCTTCCACCCGAACGGTATGAGGTTTCTGGTCAGCGACGAGGCCGGGGCCTCCCTGTACACCAAGGACTTCTACTCGATCGGCGGCGGCTTCATCGTCGGTCAGAAGACGGCCCGGGCCGACACCCTCATCAAGTCCCCCGAGCCGGTGCCGCGACCCTTCCGCTCCGCGGACGAGCTGCTCGAGATCGCTCGCCGCGACGGCCTCACCGTCGCCGAGGTGGTGCTCGGCAACGAGAGCGCTCGCCGTCCCCGGGAGGAGGTCGAGGTGGGCCTCGACCGGATCCACGCCGCCATGGGAGCCTGCATCGACCGCGGTCTCGAGCAGGACGGGGTGCTGCCCGGCAGCCTCGCCGTGCGCCGCCGGGCCAAGGGGCTCTACGACATGCTGCGCACCCTCAACGAGAGCGCGCTCACCGACCCGCTCACCATCCTCGACTGGGTCTCGCTGTACGCGCTCGCCGTCAACGAGGAGAACGCCGCCGGCGGCCGGGTGGTCACCGCGCCCACCAACGGCGCGGCCGGCATCGTGCCCGCGGTGCTGCGCTACTACGAGCGGTTCATCCGCGGCGCCGACCGCGCCGGCGTCCACGCCTTCCTGCTCACCGCCGGCGCCGTCGGCATGCTCTACAAGCTCAACGCCTCGATCTCGGGCGCCGAGGTGGGGTGCCAGGGCGAAGTCGGGGTCGCCTGCTCGATGGCCGCGGCCGGGCTGACCGAGGCGCTCGGCGGCAGCCCCGAGCGGGTGGAGGACGCCGCCGAAATCGCCATGGAGCACAACCTCGGCCTGACCTGCGACCCGGTCGGCGGGCTGGTCCAGATCCCGTGCATCGAGCGCAACGCGATGGCGGCGGTCAAGGCGATCAACGCCTCCCGCATCGCCCTGCGCCGCACCAGCCGCGCCTACGTGTCGCTCGACCAGGTGATCGCCACCATGCGCCAGACCGGTGCCGACATGGGCTCGAAGTACAAGGAGACCTCGGCCGGCGGCCTGGCGGCCAACATCACCGAGTGCTAG
- a CDS encoding beta-propeller fold lactonase family protein: MSREIVNRGRERGASLRPWLLAALAASVIAVVTPSGTAVAAELAAQGEDASKAARPVGAVYLMTNNEGSNEIVVYSRYADGKLEEATRVATGGAGSGEALHSAGSVQLVGERFLLAVNPGDSTISVFRLRSNADDDTRLPALIGKWPSGGSTPVSLAAREGLVYVLNSGPLRALSTDPAEPTAISPVEGSIAGFKLSERGRLALIPGSIQPLPSSRSEPVQIVFAPQDEAILVSNSASDTIAVYSLDEETGVARLAAVHAGHPGSGPSHMDTPWGLAFDTRGFVYSSEAADAMPDSSSVGVHSVSERDGQIVVRSAAPSLPINQTWAAGLAMTRNGRWIFTANMGSDSITAIRSRIVNGQPQLSLATPSGTSAVTGRAPVALALSRNDRYLYSLNSGDGSISAYRVDRRNGALSELHALFGLPASASGLAAE, from the coding sequence ATGAGTCGAGAAATCGTCAATCGAGGGCGCGAACGTGGTGCGAGTCTGAGGCCATGGCTGCTGGCGGCGCTGGCCGCGTCCGTAATCGCGGTCGTGACGCCGTCCGGCACCGCCGTCGCCGCCGAGCTCGCTGCTCAAGGCGAGGATGCGTCGAAGGCGGCACGGCCGGTTGGCGCGGTCTATCTGATGACTAACAACGAGGGCAGCAACGAGATCGTGGTCTACTCCCGTTACGCCGACGGAAAGCTCGAGGAGGCGACCCGGGTCGCGACCGGCGGCGCCGGCAGCGGCGAGGCGCTCCACAGCGCCGGCTCAGTGCAGCTCGTGGGCGAGCGCTTCCTGCTCGCGGTGAACCCGGGCGACTCGACGATCTCGGTGTTCCGCCTGCGCTCGAACGCCGACGACGACACCAGGCTCCCGGCGCTGATCGGCAAGTGGCCGTCCGGGGGCTCGACCCCGGTCTCGCTCGCGGCGCGGGAGGGGCTGGTCTACGTGCTCAACTCCGGACCCCTGCGAGCGCTCTCCACAGACCCGGCGGAGCCGACTGCCATCTCCCCGGTCGAGGGCTCGATCGCGGGCTTCAAGCTCTCCGAGCGGGGCCGGCTCGCGCTCATCCCCGGCTCGATCCAGCCGCTGCCGAGCTCGCGGTCCGAGCCGGTCCAGATCGTGTTCGCGCCGCAGGATGAGGCGATCCTGGTCTCCAACAGCGCCTCGGACACGATCGCCGTGTACTCCCTCGACGAGGAGACGGGCGTCGCCCGGCTTGCCGCCGTCCACGCCGGCCACCCCGGGTCGGGGCCCTCGCACATGGACACGCCGTGGGGGCTGGCCTTCGACACCAGAGGCTTCGTCTACTCCTCCGAGGCCGCGGACGCGATGCCGGACTCGAGCAGCGTCGGCGTGCACTCGGTCTCGGAGAGAGACGGCCAGATCGTGGTCCGGTCGGCTGCTCCGTCGCTGCCCATCAACCAGACGTGGGCGGCTGGCCTTGCCATGACACGGAACGGCCGCTGGATCTTCACCGCCAACATGGGGTCGGACTCGATCACCGCGATCAGGTCGAGGATCGTCAACGGCCAGCCACAGCTCAGCCTCGCGACTCCGAGCGGGACGTCTGCCGTCACGGGCCGCGCCCCGGTCGCGCTGGCCCTGAGCCGTAACGACAGGTACCTGTACTCGCTCAACAGCGGCGACGGCAGCATCAGCGCGTATCGGGTCGACCGGCGCAACGGAGCCCTCTCCGAGCTGCATGCGCTGTTCGGCCTCCCCGCCAGCGCCAGCGGCCTGGCCGCCGAGTAG